Genomic segment of Euleptes europaea isolate rEulEur1 chromosome 6, rEulEur1.hap1, whole genome shotgun sequence:
ATCAAGACCAATGTCTTGCCATACTATCTCCCTATAACACAGCGGTGGGACATTACTTAAGATCAGACTTATGGCTAAGCAAGTGCAAGCAATGGTGAAGCTGAGTCCACGAAGGGCAGAAGGTTCATAGGGGTGATGGTCTCATTGTCTAGCTTCCCATTTGTATTGCAGTGTTCCCACAATACTTAATGTAGGCAGCCTAGCTTGTTCTAGAAGTTTGCACTCAAATCTCACCATGAGCCTTGGTTCACACAGTACCATAATCTCTCAGTTTGCAATAAACATAATACCCTGGTTTACTAATTCTGTACAAAATTAGGTTCGTATCAGAGCTTAAACTCTGGCGAGCTTGGGACCAAccattttgcttttaaaaattttgcAGAGCCCCTCCAAAATTTTTGCAGAGCCCCTCCAAACTGTCCTCTCTCACTGGAGCCCACCACGTGCCGTACCACCCCCTTTTTCAAAGGAAATGGCAAAATGGGCATACCCCATAGAGGATGCCATCCTCTACTGTCCCAcgggaaacaaacaaaaactgcaCAGCCAGAACCTTATCAGTTACACTTACACTTGCCACCACAAAGAGCAGcaacaggggaaaaaacaacaaccagcaaCATCGCCAGAGACTTCCAcatacaacctggaagtgacaaaaggATAGGTCTAGAAATTGCCTGGAACCCTATGGTAACCTACCACGTCCCCGCCCCCAGCCCTAATTGCACTTGAAAAACAAGTTTTAAGTTACATGTTTGGATTGTCTGCACGTGGTCTTCAAGGTCAGGTTGCAGAGGGTGACTGATTCTGCAgggcagaggtccccaatgtggcacctgccaacacctttcccggagccaggcggggcttttgcccggctgggcttctgattggctgggctttggcagcagctgccacctgaGCACAAGAATCTTCAGTACATGGCGGAAGGTAAGCTGCGTGTCTTACCCGCAAacatgtcttcttatactgccctctccatcatgagtcaagAGCTAAGACTATCCAATAAATTTTAAGTACCAGTAATAATATAGGACTattggtccttgtaggttatccgggctgtgtgaccgtggtcttggtattttctttcctgatgtttcgcccgcagctgtggcaggcatcttcataggagtaacacagaaggacagtgtctctcagtgtcgagtgtgtaggaagagtaatatatagtcagaaaggggggtttgagctgaatcattgtcctgcagctcaaacccccctttctgactatatattactcttcctacacacttgacactgagagacactgtccttcagtgttactcctctgaagatgcctgccacagctgctggcgaaacgtcaggaaagaaaataccaagaccacggtcgcacagtccggataacctacaagaaccaatgaactcttgaccgtgaaagccttcgacaatattttaatataggactacctgataaaatttgcatccaacgactactggaggatagcaacccacaaacttcgagatgtgtggccaaattttgtgttgctatatataaggcccgaaaaGATGCAATTTATAAGTAGATCAAATCTGActgataaacattttaaaagctagcgtatttgcctctttagatatttgattttattgatatattttactttgtggattctctgactgattgatactgtttttattgtaaacgTACGTTACTCCTGATTAGATTTGTCCTTTTTTttgtcaaatgaccgtaaaataaatgattgattgaagTTGTGTGtatacacaaaaatattttaaaacaagatgttcattttaaaaggcatcctgttaaacagagcttctgcttgaaatgttgaattgttaatatcagagttatgcataacctcactcctggACATTCTGCAGGAGACATTTCATGCTCAGCTCTGCTTCCTGCAGCATCCATTTCGCAGGGGCGCTTACCGCCCTGTGTCAGAAGTCCAAAGATGCTTGCAGTcttaaaagggttggggaccTGTACTGCAGAGCCATACAAAAATCCCCAATCTAAGTTCCAATTAATCACACCCTTTGACTAGAAGGGATTTTGTACTGGACACGGCAAGAAACTTCTTCATTGGTTAAATGACTTCTAGCCGGAAGTTGTCTGAACAGGGAGAAGTTTCGAAACCAGCACCGAACAAAACCTGAACTTTTGGTAATATGgacctctctctcactctcactgtTCTGCATAGGACCCCACCTCCAGGGTGCCGCTCAACCAGTTAGGGTTCCTAGGGCTGAGCTACTGGACCCTAGCAACAAAACCGCATGTTTCCTGACTAGTGTGATGAGGTTATCTGGAAGCCCGATAACTGCGAGGGGAAGAAGCTCTGCAGGTGCCTACCCTTTTCCAGAGATGGGATGGAGAGACCCCGTTCCCTAGAAACCTGTGAATGCTCCTTGTTATCTGGATGAGTACAAAGGTGCTTGTCCTCTGACTTTGGACTTATAGACCTCAGGAGTCCCTGGACTCCAGTTTGAGAGTTATTGTGTGTAAATAAAAACCTTTTCAAACTGGAGTCCAGCATGTGTATAATTTTTACACGCACTCAAAGCAGCAGTTCTTCCATTGGTCCATAAGAGGGCGCCAAGGGATAGTAAACAACAGAAGATGGAGTTAGAGGATTTAGCATTATTTTCCCCTAAAGCAccggttcccaaccgggggtccgcggacccccaggggtccacgagaactaaattaaggtctgcgaagcaaagttataaacccataataaattaatattttcaattaaaagttctctgttataaaaatatatattcaaatattattctaagtttaatgtttaactaacagttatgattaaagtttattttcaaattctcggaatttttattttgaaccttggggtccctgcaccgaacaaaaaagtcctagtggtccctggtcaaaaaaaggttgggaaccactgccctaaagcAAAGCAGGGCTAACAGGGAAACAAGGAATAGCTGCTCCTGTTACACATGCACGAAAAGTGAAGCAAAATGCTtgctcatgaactgcctaaggtcatgaactgaccttaggcagttcatgagagggagggcatcttggccatcttctgggcatggagtagggggtcactgagggtgtgtgggggagggagttgtgaatttcctgcattgtgcagggggttggactagatgaccctggtggtcccttccagctttataATTCTAGGTtctaacaccaccaccacccaaaaaaaaattctgattgcTGAAGAAcaggcttttttattttatttttgaatacTGAAAACATGCTTTACTCTTACGCGGGGAAAAAAGATGGGGAaatagttggactagatgaccctggtggtctcttccagctctataattctaggttctaacacacacaccccaaaaaaaattctgattgcTGAAGCACaggcctttttattttattttatttttgaatattGAAAACATGCTTTACTCTTACGCGGGGGGAAAAAGATGGGGAAATACTCGAAGTAAGAACTAACCACCCTCAGAGGAGACTGCCTCACATATCTGCACAAGCCACTAATCTGAGATTGAATCAGATTAATTGTATTTGAAAAAGAGCCGGATTGGAAGTTGGCAGGGCCAGAACAAGAAATCCTACAGAGATGCTACAGGCAATCCCGGTGGAGGGTAGATGCGCTTTGTGATCACAGGATACAAACTTTTAATTACATTATTTCTTGCAGCACGTCAAGGGTGTCCCTAGTACACAATGGGAAATTTCTTTCAGTGGTAACATGCACTCAGCTCTTAGCTGATGCTTATATTGCCAGCGCTCCTTGTACTTTTCCAGTGTTGCAGACACACTACCTACAATGTAGTTTTCAGCTTCACACAAACATCACATCATAATATCTTGCTTGATCAAAGCATCAACCATCATCACAGCCAGATTAACTCCACGGCTGTCAGAGTTGCAGTAGGACTCCATTAGTCCTATCAATTTTAGCGGAGAACATCTTTAAGCCCTTTAAGCACGATGACCCTGCAAGAATGCTCATCTCCCTGCTTCTAGCTAAAGCACATCATACTCCCTCTATGGAGTAGTCCTCCAGACCTGACAAGAAAAGCCAAGAGCTTAATGACAGGGTGACccagtcccagaccatttagcaCTTGCTTCGATTAGGTTCCATCTATCAAAACTGCAATACTTACACATTTCTAGCCAGAACCCTTTGTAGGTTTATGAAACAAACAGTGCAtgcctaaggagagttactctagtctaaaccatgggcttagactggagtaactcttaggaatgcactgaaaaacTTCCAAGAGCCTACCTTGTCTACTACTAAATGCTAGGGAAAACTCTAAGCTGCAAAGGAGACCCTGATGTTTCCTGTTCTAGTTCAGGAAAGCTTTTCAAGCAGGACTATTTTGCCACTTAGGGATGGGCCACTTTTGGACTCTGGAATTAGACTAGCAGTAAGGCATTTTCAGTGgcacctgaagaagagttggtttttataccccgattttctctgcctttaaggagactcaaaccagcttataatctccttcccttcctttccccacagtcttgtgaggtaggtgaggctgagggagttcagagagaactgtgactggcccaaggtcatccagcaggcttcatgtggaaaagtgggggaaaccaacccgtttctccagattacagtccgctgctcctaaccacaccaccacgctggctccctgcaTTCTATGCCTACCTCTTCCTTTAAACTGCAacgtaaatataaataaaagcttgCCTTTCAAACAACAAAACGCCTGCTTACACTCAACTGCATCCCAAAACACGCAGAAGTCTAAAAGAACGGGCAAGGTTCTGCGTCAGTCCACCAATGGGTCCCCCTCAGGTAGGGACAATACTGAGCGCATACCTGAAGGCTCTGCTCCGCTTCCTCCAAAGCCTTCCCCACCGTTTCCATACTGTTGTCCAGCTGGATGCTCTGCTTGAGCTTGGCATCCAGGTCCCTTTTCATTATCGCCGCCATCTCCTCTAGTTCAGCAGGGCTCTGAATAGGAGCTTCCTTTGCCCTCTTGGCCCTCTCAGCGATTTCCCATTGGATTTCTTTCTCCAAGGCCTCCGTTTTGAGTGTCAGCTCGTGGATTTTTTCCGTGTACTCCTCCATGGTGGCCTGCAGGCTGCGCACTTTCTCTTGCCGTTCCCTTTCGCATTCCTTTTCTGACCGCAGCTCACGCTGCCAATACTCCTCCTCCTTCAGCTCGCTCTCATTTTGCCGGATCAGCTGCTCCAAACGCAGAACCTCCCCTTCCGGGCTGGCGTTTCGGCTACATTCCCGGTGCCTGAGATCCATTTCCAAGTCGCCCCCCTTCATCTCTAAGGTGTAGAGATGCTCCTGCTGGTGCAAGACAGTCTTGAACAGCTCATCTTTGGAAAGGAAGCCCCCATTGGCACCATCCCGCAAGCTCACCGGGTCCTTTTTGAACTGCCTCAGCTTGCTCTTTGCAAGCAGATCGTTCGAGCTCATAGGGCCCAGGTTGAAGGTTAAGGATTTTTTGGGTGGCCTAGGCCTGGGCATTTCTGTGCTGGCGGGCCGAGGTTTGATAGGCAGGCTAGCCCTGACAAACGTCCTCTCGGGTATTTGGGGGGCACTATCCGAAGAAGGCCTCTCCGTGAGGCTGGGGCCCGTGCGCTGCAGGATGAACTGCACGTCATTGGCATACTGTCCACACTTGGCCAGAGACTCCACAGGGCATTCGTGTGGGAGAAGCTGCCTTTCCTTCTCACGTAGTCTTTGGATCAGAACGTACCGGCCTGTCTGACCTGAGGAGAGGGACAGGAGTACAGTCATTAGGAGCAGAGTACAATCAGAGAAAATTTCCTTCACTACAATAAGCACCAGTAaacctcactccagtccaggtgAAACTCAACATCCCTATCACAACCAAGAGCAAGAGGCTGTAACAGCATTAGGCACATATTGACATATAACAAATATATCAAATGCTTGCAATGTATGTCAATTAAAGTTATTCTCCTGCCGGGAACATGGCATGTATAGCGGTACAATGTTTTGGTTTCACTGAAAGTTGAGAGTTAGGCTCTTTAACATTGATATTAGTGGGGGTAATAGAGATTCATTATTTAGCATCGTTTCTCACATCCCTTTGTGTGAGTAAAAAGTATTTCTCACCATATTGTATATTTAGCCATTTATCTAGCTCAACATTGAGAATCTGATTATTCATGTATATCTTTATCAGCTAACTATATAGCCTTGCAAATAGAACCTTGCTGATATAGTGAAGGGGAAATTTTGTCTGATATCTGAGAATGTTTTAAATCCTTGAGGAGATTTGGTATGAAGATTGTAATAGATAAACACAGATTAGGGTTCCCATGGAGAAAGAGTATATAAGAGGTTAGAAATTGGTCAGTAGTGGGGAATTCGTTAGCAGACTATGCTACAATGCTGTCTGTCTAAAGAATTTTCCCCAGCATGGCCCATCCAGAGGTATGTgaactttgtatttttaatgtaatttttactGAACAGATCTGTTAATACTTTGCTTATTTTCTGTAACATCTTgttatattctgtaatattttgtaagATTTTTCATACAATGTTGATACGTTTTTTAACTTTAAATATTTCTGGagttagcaataaaaagaatctaaCTGATTCAATTAGATTGCCTCATTGCTTTGGATAACTAATTCTAACAAGGAAACATaccttttaaaggtaaaggtcccctgtgcaagcactgggtcattcctgacccctggggtgatgccacatcccgacgtttcctaggcagacgttgtttacggggtggtttgccagtgccttccccagtcatcttccctttacccccagcacgctgggtactcattttaccgacctgggaagtatggaaggctgagtcaaccttgagccggctacctgaaaccgacttctgttgagCTCGTGAGGTATAAATCCTATAGATTTAGTCAATGATAACAGTAATTGAGCATCTTCAAGGCAACATTGCAAGTGACCTTTTATCCTTCCACGCAGCTCCCAACCCTTCCTGAGCCCGGGGCATATAAGTTCACTCCAAATTTAACATGGAAATTCCCCCCACTGAAGACTGTGGTTTGCTCTAGGAAATGCAGGCTGGCATTTGCAGATGATTACTACTCCACCAGAAGTAGCTGCTGTTTGTCCCTGGCGAAGGTGCCGCCCAAACTACTTTCCAACACGAATGTCAGTGTCTTCCTTTTGCATATATATTCATTAGCCAACGGCGCTACGTGCTACGAGAGGAAGTATCACAATGGAGGAGGTAACTTAAAATTGTTGTTTAAATTTACATCCTAAATTGGGAATGGAGCTCAACTTTTCACAAGCATTCGTGCTAAAACATTCTAACTGGAAAGCACTGATGTGCCTACAAATTTGTAAGGTCTGGAACCACAAGTTATGGAAACTAGCTTTGTGGCAAAGGACCTGACGGAACATGAAAAATCGCCTCCTTTCGTTTGGTGGGGGACAAAGGGAGAGCAATAATGGGTAGCAGCATTTGCTAAAAAGACTAAGAGTCCCACAGACTACCTACCCTGCCATCCCTCCATggtctccttctctttcccctccccagccccgcaCTGTAAagcttcagatttatttttaaaaaaaaatacatgctgTATTTGGAATTATTTCAGAAAATGCAGTCCAATTCCATCCAGGTTTTTCTTGCGCAGGAATCTAGACCCTTTTAGGCAATGTTATAATTAGCAACATTTCATGagtcagcagggcttctgaaaaCATGGGAGAGGGGACAAATCTGAGTCGGCTTTGACTCTTTGATTAGTGAGCCAACAAGCTTCTAACCTATTAAAGCTTCTGCCTCAACAGCCAGATCACGGAGCATTTACATAAGCTGCAGCTGAAGCCTTGTCATGCATGGCCGGGAAGGAAGTACCCCTAAACTTGGTTAGAAGGCAGAAGCAGAGGTCAGTGCAAGCCTCGCTGGCCTCTGTAGTGTATTTCCGCATCACAAGATAAAGCCACCCCTTGTTGTTAGCTTCGGGATACTCAAGCAGCACAATCAGCACTGCTGTGCCCACataaaagttaaaggagaaaaagcgcacgcgcacacacacacagctctgagTCATGCTTGCACGCCACAGACTGAGTCAGAGATTTCCTCTGACCATGAAGAAGCAAATCCACAGTATGGGTTTTCAGAACGAGGAGGTGGCAAACAATAACCAAaggctgttctttttttttctttctttttttaaatgactaGACACCAGAGCTAACCAACCAGCAGATTAATGCATGTCTCACATTCTCTTACTCAGGACATTATTACGCTGTGGGGATGAAGCCTTTCACCAGGGACTGAAAGGGCAAAGAACCGCAGAACATTTCCTCGTTCAGAAACAGCAGCCCAGC
This window contains:
- the RASSF7 gene encoding ras association domain-containing protein 7 isoform X2; this translates as MELKVWVDGIQRVVCGVSDQTTCQEIVIALARAIGQTGRYVLIQRLREKERQLLPHECPVESLAKCGQYANDVQFILQRTGPSLTERPSSDSAPQIPERTFVRASLPIKPRPASTEMPRPRPPKKSLTFNLGPMSSNDLLAKSKLRQFKKDPVSLRDGANGGFLSKDELFKTVLHQQEHLYTLEMKGGDLEMDLRHRECSRNASPEGEVLRLEQLIRQNESELKEEEYWQRELRSEKECERERQEKVRSLQATMEEYTEKIHELTLKTEALEKEIQWEIAERAKRAKEAPIQSPAELEEMAAIMKRDLDAKLKQSIQLDNSMETVGKALEEAEQSLQICPIPAQIHLPELQPSSSLAIHGTYRTPWCPA
- the RASSF7 gene encoding ras association domain-containing protein 7 isoform X1 translates to MELKVWVDGIQRVVCGVSDQTTCQEIVIALARAIGQTGRYVLIQRLREKERQLLPHECPVESLAKCGQYANDVQFILQRTGPSLTERPSSDSAPQIPERTFVRASLPIKPRPASTEMPRPRPPKKSLTFNLGPMSSNDLLAKSKLRQFKKDPVSLRDGANGGFLSKDELFKTVLHQQEHLYTLEMKGGDLEMDLRHRECSRNASPEGEVLRLEQLIRQNESELKEEEYWQRELRSEKECERERQEKVRSLQATMEEYTEKIHELTLKTEALEKEIQWEIAERAKRAKEAPIQSPAELEEMAAIMKRDLDAKLKQSIQLDNSMETVGKALEEAEQSLQTQNQELEELNKELRQCNLQQFIQQTGAMVTVPQPRSEAEPQLDQTSHELPAHQRNGDLSDPSADSPPRATAKQFLGNPRNLQNPLVSSLNPEVIPTRQSTWR